A section of the Citrus sinensis cultivar Valencia sweet orange chromosome 8, DVS_A1.0, whole genome shotgun sequence genome encodes:
- the LOC127899403 gene encoding uncharacterized protein LOC127899403 has product MDPTYTNWVLHGESSTATMQYRGEGNTYTSNQYIDFEMTETYGMYKDQACFQEANATENTYVEREELQNLVRDAETPLYPGCTNYSKMSATVVLFKHKVTHGLSDSSFNEMLQIFCDMLPPENTLPDSFYSTKKLLKAFELGYEKIHACINDCCLFRKDLEHANTCLKCGSSRWKVDERTNKIHQGIPAKVLRYFPIIPRLKRMFGITELAKQLRWHQSHKSQDGKMRHPVDSLAWETINRKWPSFALDPRNIRFGLATDGFNPFQDLSTSYSCWPVILSMYNLPPWLCKSKENLMLTLLIPGPKQPGNDIDVYLAPLVEELNELWVNGVRMYDAVEKSTFNLKAILMWTINDFPAYANTSGWSTKGKLACPVCRTNTYSEWLPHSRKHVYMGHRRFLPRKHSFRNKCKWFNGHVEEKGKPKLFTGEDIYKEVKDLVNDWGKRSKKRKWSTNESQLWKKKSIFFELPYWKDLVLRHNLDVMHIEKNICDSIIGTLLNMKGKSKDGLNSRLDLIHLDIRKDLHPKKEQNFYCLPAASHTLSKEEKELFCKQLADIKLPDGYGSNITNCISVKEHKITGLKSNDCHILIQQLLPVALRGILPKGPRKAILRLCAFFKELCSRVLDRNRLEKLEEEVVETLCMLERFFPPSFFDIMVHLTIHLGREARLCGPVQYRWMYHIERHMKILKGYVRNRARAEGCIAERYLAEEYAMFCGKEHLEELKGSDRRFEKNEKLLQKKHVETFNVWLHEKIKVMENHINVSNILKWLSRGPRVQSMSYSGFVINGLRFHTKDAEKSRQNSGVSLEATTICRASAKDNTQVIGKVTYYGVLREIIVLDYHTFQLPIFRCDWANIVNGVRDDDGFTLVNLHEGQSQFEKDPFILASQANQVFYSRETNSSNWYVVLKAPSRGFQDLQLYDESDNEPPMSIEVGELEIQDDNEDAPNKRTDVDDIICDV; this is encoded by the exons ATGGATCCGACTTATACAAATTGGGTCCTTCATGGGGAGAGTTCTACTGCAACAATGCAATACAGGGGTGAGGGGAATACATACACATCAAATCAATACATAGATTTTGAAATGACAGAAACTTATGGGATGTATAAAGATCAAGCATGTTTTCAAGAAGCAAATGCTACAGAGAATACATATGTAGAAAGAGAGGAACTTCAAAATTTAGTTAGAGATGCTGAGACTCCATTGTACCCAGGCTGTACAAACTACTCTAAAATGTCAGCAACTGTAGTGCTATTCAAGCATAAAGTTACCCACGGGTTATCTGACAGTAGTTTTAATGAGAtgcttcaaattttttgtgatATGTTACCACCAGAAAATACACTTCCAGATTCTTtttattcaacaaaaaaattgttgaaggCATTTGAACTTGGGTACGAGAAGATACATGCTTGTATAAATGATTGCTGTCTATTTAGAAAAGACTTGGAACATGCAAATACATGTCTTAAATGTGGTTCTTCTCGCTGGAAAGTTGATGAACGaactaataaaattcatcaagGCATACCTGCAAAAGTCTTGCGCTATTTTCCAATAATACCAAGACTTAAGAGGATGTTTGGGATCACAGAATTGGCAAAACAACTTAGATGGCACCAAAGTCATAAAAGCCAAGACGGTAAGATGAGACATCCAGTTGATTCTCTTGCATGGGAGACCATAAATAGAAAATGGCCATCATTTGCATTAGATCCTCGAAATATCAGATTTGGTCTTGCTACTGATGGTTTCAATCCTTTTCAAGATCTTAGCACGAGTTATAGTTGTTGGCCTGTCATTTTATCTATGTACAACTTGCCTCCATGGTTGTGCAAGTCCAAGGAAAACTTAATGTTGACTTTATTAATCCCTGGGCCAAAACAGCCCGGTAATGACATAGATGTTTACTTGGCACCACTTgtagaagaattaaatgagTTGTGGGTAAATGGAGTTAGGATGTATGATGCTGTGGAGAAATCAACATTTAATTTGAAAGCAATCTTGATGTGGACGATCAATGATTTTCCAGCTTATGCAAACACATCAGGATGGTCTACAAAAGGAAAGTTGGCATGTCCTGTATGTCGTACAAACACATATTCAGAGTGGTTACCACATAGTAGGAAACATGTGTACATGGGTCATAGACGGTTTCTTCCTCGTAAACATAGTTTTCGAAACAAGTGCAAATGGTTCAATGGAcatgttgaagaaaaaggtAAACCTAAATTGTTCACTGGTGaagatatatataaagaagTTAAAGATCTTGTAAATGATTGGGGAAAGAGgagcaaaaaaagaaaatggagcaCAAATGAATCTCAATTatggaaaaagaaatctatattttttgaattgccATACTGGAAG gACTTGGTTTTGCGTCACAACTTGGATGTAATGCATATTGAAAAGAACATTTGTGATAGCATAATTGGTACGCTTTTGAACATGAAAGGTAAGTCTAAAGATGGCCTTAATTCTCGCCTAGACCTTATACACTTGGACATTAGGAAGGATTTACATCCTAAAAAAGAGCAGAATTTTTATTGCTTACCAGCTGCTTCACATACACTTTctaaggaagaaaaagaacttTTTTGCAAGCAGCTTGCTGATATAAAGTTACCTGATGGTTATGGTTCAAACATTACCAACTGTATTTCAGTGAAAGAACACAAGATAACTGGCCTAAAGTCTAATGATTGCCATATTTTAATACAACAACTTTTACCTGTAGCTTTGAGAGGAATTTTACCAAAAGGTCCAAGAAAAGCAATTCTTCGTTTGTGTGCctttttcaaagaattatgTAGTAGAGTTTTGGATAGAAATAGATTAGAAAAGCTAGAGGAAGAAGTGGTTGAGACCCTATGTATGTTGGAGAGATTCTTTCCACCGTCATTCTTTGATATTATGGTTCATTTAACAATTCATCTTGGACGCGAAGCTCGTCTATGTGGACCTGTACAATATCGTTGGATGTATCATATTGAAAG GCATATGAAGATCCTAAAAGGATATGTTAGAAATCGTGCACGGGCTGAAGGGTGCATAGCTGAGCGGTACCTTGCTGAAGAGTATGCAATGTTTTGTGGCAA aGAGCACTTGGAAGAATTAAAAGGTTCAGATAGACgatttgaaaagaatgaaaaattgcTACAAAAGAAACATGTGGAAACATTTAATGTCTGGTTGCATGAAAAg ATTAAGGTTATGGAGAATCACATTAATGTgtcaaatattttgaaatggcTTTCACGTGGACCAAGAGTACAATCAATGTCATATTCTGGATTTGTAATAAACGGCCTTCGATTTCACACGAAGGATGCAGAGAAATCAAGACAAAATAGTGGTGTTTCACTCGAAGCAACTACAATTTGTAGAGCTAGTGCAAAAGACAATACACAAGTGATTGGAAAAGTCACTTACTATGGGGTTTTGAGAGAGATTATAGTTCTTGATTACCATACTTTTCAACTCCCCATTTTTAGATGTGATTGGGCAAATATTGTAAATGGTGTCAGAGATGATGATGGTTTCACCTTGGTTAACCTTCATGAGGGGCAAAGCCAATTTGAAAAAGACCCATTTATTTTAGCATCGCAAGCTAATCAAGTATTTTATTCTAGGGaaacaaattcttcaaattggTATGTTGTTTTGAAAGCACCATCACGAGGATTTCAAGATTTACAATTATATGATGAAAGTGATAATGAGCCACCTATGTCAATTGAAGTGGGAGAACTTGAAATACAAGATGACAATGAGGATGCACCAAATAAAAGAACtgatgttgatgatataaTTTGTGATGTgtaa